The DNA sequence AGTGATCTTTGATGCAAGAATAAATATACAAGTGTTGATCTCCCTTTACCTGTAATAACCTGTCATAGGGCTGAACACCACCAGGGGCAGCTGGTCCATTTGGCCGAATGTTGTTGACATACACACCTTTCTCCAGCAGGCCATCTGAAACACTGAATCCAAAATCCTGAATGTCTGAATCTTTATATAGTGTTACCTGTGAAATTATGGAGATATTTATTAAAAACATTCAAAGTTGGTCCATCATCACTGTCCTCAAGCAGACAACAGCAATacctagtgttcaagaaggaactgcagatgctggaagatcgaaggtacacaaaaatgctggagaaactcagcaggtgcagcagcatctatggagcgaaggaaataggtgacgtttcaggccaaaacccttcttcagactgagtaccaGCAGTACCTAGTGCATTGTTACCATATGCCACATGTTTAATGGAAAAATCCAACAACATGTAATTTTACTCTTTTTGGGCCATATTTGATAATCACACATTCgcgattaaaaataaattacaacaCCATTGTAAAGCTTGTTGACTGTAAGCTGgaggaaaaaaaacacagaattTTGCTAATCTAATCACTTCCTGGAATTCGTCAAAGGGAAAATTACATTTGCAACAAATCCAGTTTCTATCCTAAAACAAATCTGAATTGAGAAGGAAACATGACCAGAATAAATATTTTATGGAATCTGAAACCTTGTGCAACTCCACTGGTGTTGGTGACATAATCTCTTTCATTTCCTGCTTGATCTTCCTAATAGCAAATGACTTTGATCTCACGCCATCTGACGGTAAAGTATTACTACGAGCAACTTGGGTGTAATGTGCCCTGACAGCATTCTTCTCTTGGA is a window from the Leucoraja erinacea ecotype New England chromosome 19, Leri_hhj_1, whole genome shotgun sequence genome containing:
- the LOC129706478 gene encoding glutamate receptor-interacting protein 1-like isoform X1; the encoded protein is MKEIMSPTPVELHKVTLYKDSDIQDFGFSVSDGLLEKGVYVNNIRPNGPAAPGGVQPYDRLLQVNHIRTRDFDCCLVVPLIADSGNKLELVISRNPLAFQEVLSEDQTSQPEEWN